From Micromonospora auratinigra:
ATCGACGTCAACGCCACCGGGTGCACCACATACCCGGCCAGCGAATCGTCGTCGAGCGGACTGGTCGCGTAGCCGACCTTCGCGAGGTTACGGCGGGTGAACTCATCGGTGTTCACGATGATGTCCGCACCCCGCGGCAGATCCGCCAGATTCGCCTTCAACGCCGCCGGGTTCATCGCCACCAACACGTTCGGCGCATCACCCGGCGTCAGGATGTCGTAGTCCGCGAAATGCACCTGGAACGACGACACCCCCGGCAGGGTGCCGGCAGGCGCCCGAATCTCCGCCGGGAAATTCGGCAACGTCGAAATGTCATTACCCAACTGGGCCGTCTCCGACGTGAACCGGTCACCCGTGAGCTGCATACCATCACCCGAGTCACCGGCGAACCGAATCACCACCCGGTCCAGTTGACGGATCTGCTTGGTCACGCCCGCACCTCGCTTCGCTCAGCGCCGTCGCAGGAGCGGCCGAACATGTAGGTGACCCCGCCTCGCCCTGCCACGTGCCCTCCTTGACGCGCTGCTACCGCCGGCCGTCCGTCACTGGTGCGGCCCGCTCCATTCCTCACGTCAGAGCCTACGTCGGCCCGTTAGGGCCACCTTGGTGGAGGTCCGACGTATGGGAACTGATCGGGCAGGTGTATGCCCGGATCTGCGGTACTTAGTACCGCTGCTCGTGCTTCAGATCACCGCCGCCGCGGTCGCTCTCACTCCCCGGCCCGGGGGCCTGCCATCCGTCGCCGCAGCGAACTGGTCGCCAGGCCCAGGGCGAGCAGTACGAGCAGCCCGGAGATCACGATCAGCGTGATCGCGGTCCGCTGCGTCGCGCTGACCCCGTCGTCGAGACTCTGCCGCTCGGCGGCGGCCAGCACCCCCTGTGACCCGGTGGGGGTGGGGGTGACCGGGGGCGAGGCCAGCGCGGCGGCGGCGGTGATCCGGAAGCTCATCTGCACCTGGCGGTCCCGGCCGCTGCGCGGTTCGAGGCGCCCGACGACCGCGCCGGCCAGCGGGGCGCGCCGCTGGGCCTCGGGGGTGGCGGCCAGCGGCAGTCGCAGCGTCGTGTTCCGGCCGGACGGCAGGGTGCCGACGTCGCAGCGGGTGCGGTCCGGGGCCACCGGGGCGCAGCCGGCCGGGGGCTCGGTCACCGTCACCCCGTCGGGGAGGATCACCTCGACCCGCCCGTCGGCCGCCACCTTGCCGGTGTTGCCCAGGTGCACGGTCAGGGCGCTCGGCGCGCCGCTGATGTCGAAGGACACCTCGTCGGCGCGCAGCGAGATGCCGGGCGTGGGTGGGCCGGGCGGGAAGAGGACGGCGAACCCCTCGTCGTCGACGGCCGTGCCGGCACCGTCCGGTGCCTCGGCGGTCACCTGGACGGACCCGCTCAACGGCATGGACTTCCAGGCGTTCCCGGCGACCCGGAGGCGGATCGTGCTGCTGAACCGGGCACCCGGCTCGGCACTCCACTCGCCGCAGCGGTAGCCGCCCGCACCCGTGGCGACGCAACCCGGGGTGCCGGCGTCGGTCAGGCCGGTCGGCAGGCGGTAGCCGAGCCGGATCCGAATCGATACGTCGCCGGTGTTGCGCACGGTCACCCGCAGCGTGGTCGCCGTGCTCCCGGCGTCCCAGTAGGCCGGGGTGAGCGTGACGTCCTCGGTGGTCACCTGGACCCCCGGTCGCCCCTTGGCCGGCGGGGCCGGCGGCACCACCGGCGGCGGCGGGATCGGTGCGGTGGTCCGGGTCGGCGCGGTGGTGGCCGGCGCCGGATCGCCGGGCGCGGTGGTCGCCGGTGGCGGCGCCGGATCAGTGGTCGGCGGCGGGGGCGGAGGCGGCGGTGGCGGCGTGGTCTCCGGGGGCGCGCTCTCGGTGGGCGGCGCGGTGGTCGGCTCCGCCGTGGGCGGGTCGACGGTGGGCGTGGTGTCGGTGGCATCGGTGCCGGGCTCGGCCGCCGGATCGGTGACCGTACGCACGACTCCACTCACTGAGGGTGATGCTGCGGCCCATCCGGGTAGCGCAGCCGCCGCCGCGAGCCCGATGGCCAATGCGGGTGCGAGCAGCGCAGACGTGCGTCGGTGCACGACCCGCGGGGCGGGGCGTACGCGGGGGCGGGTCATCTATCCTCCGTGACGCTCAGTGAAGTCTCATTATTCGGCAATTGTTGCCTCGGAGCACTAGTCCGGCGAGGAAACAAATCCGTAACGTGTTCGGGACGCTGCTGAAGGTCGGGCGGTAGGCTCCCGACCGTGACCGGTTACCTCGGCTCGTACGCCACCCTCGGTCTCCTGCTGCTCGCCGCGGTCCTGTTCTTCGTTACGGCGTTCTCGGCCAATCGGGTGTTACGCCCCGGCCGTCCGGCGGAGCCCTGGGGCAAGCGGGCCAGCTACGAGTGCGGTCTCGACCCGGTCGGCGGCGACTGGGCCCAGATGCAGATCCGCTACTACGTCTACGCATACCTCTACGTGCTCTTCGCCGTCGAGGCGGTCTTCCTCTTCCCCTGGGCGTTGGTCTTCGACCGGCCGGGATTCGGCGTTACCACCGTCGTGGAGATGGCGGTCTTCGTCGCCGTGGTGGCGCTCGGCATCCTCTACGCCTGGCGCAAGAACATCCTGCGCTGGACCTGACGCACCGTCCCGCGGCCCGGGCGGACCGCGCCGGTCAGGCCAGGCCGCGTCGGTCAGGCCAGGCCGCGGCGGGTCAGCGCGGGTGCCCGGTCACCCCGGATCGAGGCCACCATGTCGAGCACCCGTCGGGTCTCGCGTACCTGATGGGCGCGGAACACCCGGGCACCGAGCCAGGCCGAGACGGCGGTGGCGGCGAGGGTGCCCTCCAGCCGGTCCGGCACCGGCAGGTCCAGCGTCTCGCCGATGAAGTCCTTGTTCGACAGGGCCACCAGCAGCGGCCACCCGGTGTCGGTCAACTCCGCCAGCCGGCGGGTGATCTCCAGCGAGTGGCGGGTGTTCTTGCCGAAGTCGTGCGCCGGGTCGATCAGGATCCCGTCCCGGCGTACGCCCAGGGCCACCGCGCGCTCGGCGAGCCCGGTCACCGTCGCGACCACGTCGGCGACCACGTCGTCGAAGGCGGCCCGGTGCGGCCGGGTCCGTGGGGCGAGCCCACCCGCGTGCGAGCAGACCAGGCCGGCGCCCGTCTCGGCGGCGACCCGGGCCAGCGCCGGGTCGGCCCCCGACCAGGTGTCGTTGAGCAGGTCGGCCCCGGCCGCGACCGCCTCCACCGCCACCTCGGCCCGCCAGGTGTCGAT
This genomic window contains:
- the ndhC gene encoding NADH-quinone oxidoreductase subunit A, whose translation is MTGYLGSYATLGLLLLAAVLFFVTAFSANRVLRPGRPAEPWGKRASYECGLDPVGGDWAQMQIRYYVYAYLYVLFAVEAVFLFPWALVFDRPGFGVTTVVEMAVFVAVVALGILYAWRKNILRWT
- the folP gene encoding dihydropteroate synthase, whose amino-acid sequence is MTGELRLGGRTFARGELVVMAIVNRTPDSFFDRGATFAQDSALRAVERAVDEGAEIIDIGGVKAGPGDEVDVTEEIRRTVDTIAAVRAAFPDVVISIDTWRAEVAVEAVAAGADLLNDTWSGADPALARVAAETGAGLVCSHAGGLAPRTRPHRAAFDDVVADVVATVTGLAERAVALGVRRDGILIDPAHDFGKNTRHSLEITRRLAELTDTGWPLLVALSNKDFIGETLDLPVPDRLEGTLAATAVSAWLGARVFRAHQVRETRRVLDMVASIRGDRAPALTRRGLA